Proteins co-encoded in one Brassica rapa cultivar Chiifu-401-42 chromosome A02, CAAS_Brap_v3.01, whole genome shotgun sequence genomic window:
- the LOC103855314 gene encoding transcription factor RAX3-like: MGRAPCCDKANVKKGPWSPEEDAKLKDYIESSGTGGNWIALPQKIGLRRCGKSCRLRWLNYLRPNIKHGGFSEEEDNIICNLYVTIGSRWSIIAAQLPGRTDNDIKNYWNTRLKKKLLNKQRKEFQEARMKQEMVMMKRQQQGQGQCQSNGSTDLYLNNMFRSSPWPLLPHLPPPHSQVPLVMMEPTSCNYYQPTPSCALEQKPLIPLKNMVKIEAEPERSNPDHHYPEDSMTNSFDLSFSQLLLDPNYYLESGGGEGEFALMSSSTNSPLPNTSSDHHQHQKEITQWFGSSNFQTEAINDVFLNNNNLANFETNDENAKLYANSSVAGAGAAFAGGTTSTSADQSTISWEDITSLVNSDDARYFNGPNNV; the protein is encoded by the exons ATGGGAAGAGCACCGTGTTGTGACAAGGCTAACGTGAAGAAAGGGCCTTGGTCTCCTGAAGAAGATGCAAAGCTCAAAGATTACATCGAGAGTAGTGGCACAGGAGGCAACTGGATCGCTTTGCCTCAGAAGATTG GTCTAAGGAGATGTGGGAAGAGTTGCAGACTAAGGTGGCTTAACTATTTGAGACCTAACATCAAACATGGTGGCTTCTCTGAGGAAGAGGACAACATCATTTGTAACCTCTATGTTACTATTGGTAGCAG gtggTCTATAATTGCTGCACAATTGCCTGGAAGAACAGACAACGATATCAAGAACTATTGGAACACGAggctgaagaagaagcttcttaacaaacaaagaaaagagTTCCAAGAAGCTCGGATGAAGCAAGAGATGGTGATGATGAAACGACAGCAACAAGGACAAGGACAATGCCAAAGTAATGGTAGTACGGATCTTTATCTGAACAACATGTTTAGATCATCACCATGGCCATTACTGCctcatcttcctcctcctcatAGTCAAGTACCTCTTGTGATGATGGAACCAACAAGCTGCAATTACTACCAACCGACACCGTCTTGCGCATTAGAACAAAAGCCATTGATCCCACTCAAGAACATGGTCAAGATTGAAGCAGAACCGGAGAGATCAAACCCTGATCATCATTATCCGGAAGACTCAATGACAAACTCTTTTGATCTTTCCTTCTCTCAGCTTTTGTTAGATCCTAATTACTACCTGGAAtcaggaggaggagaaggagagttTGCTCTCATGAGTAGCAGTACGAACTCTCCATTACCAAACACAAGTAGTGATCACCATCAACATCAAAAAGAGATTACTCAATGGTTTGGGAGTAGTAATTTTCAGACAGAAGCTATCAATGATGTGTTCTTAAACAACAACAACTTAGCGAATTTTGAAACCAACGACGAGAACGCAAAACTATATGCAAACTCATCAGTAGCCGGAGCTGGAGCAGCGTTTGCCGGAGGAACGACGAGTACATCGGCTGATCAAAGCACAATAAGTTGGGAGGACATAACCTCTCTTGTTAACTCCGATGATGCAAGATACTTCAATGGGCCAAAtaatgtgtaa